Proteins encoded within one genomic window of Schaalia sp. HMT-172:
- a CDS encoding alpha/beta fold hydrolase, which translates to MHTESYLHHGHTVYEHRLQVPLDHLRPIGQDNPTIEVFAREVVRKGHEDSPYAVFLQGGPGYPSPRFGTFTGGWMNRLLQDYRVVLLDQRGTGQSTRMDAQALSHLATDEEKAAYLRYFRQDQIVYDAEALRRELCGEDPWTTLGQSFGGFITTSYLSLAPQGLKASLITGGLPGLVHVDDIYRLTYERTAARNRAYFRRHPGDERTVRELCAHLTDTEETLPMGERLSPTRLRMIGMMLGGQGNTDQLHYLLEGPWTSVRGQRRLSSQFLAAIGAQVDVAPIYGVFQEYIYACATPSLAGTATLWAADRLAEEVPGFAKDADPLDEREPFYLTGEHFMRRVFDEDPGLAPLKGVAEILASTTEAAPVYLPDVLAENTVPVAAAVYYDDMFVPRELSLDTGDLIGAHHYITNEYQHDGSAYSGGKVVSHLLDLLAD; encoded by the coding sequence ATGCACACAGAGTCGTACCTGCACCACGGACACACGGTCTACGAGCATCGCCTCCAGGTCCCCCTCGATCACCTGCGCCCGATCGGCCAGGACAACCCCACGATCGAGGTCTTCGCACGCGAAGTCGTGCGCAAGGGCCACGAGGACTCCCCCTACGCGGTATTCCTGCAGGGCGGCCCGGGCTACCCGAGCCCGCGTTTCGGCACGTTTACCGGCGGGTGGATGAACCGTCTCCTGCAGGACTACCGCGTGGTGCTCCTCGACCAACGAGGCACAGGCCAGTCCACGCGCATGGACGCCCAGGCGCTCTCCCACCTGGCCACGGACGAGGAGAAGGCCGCGTACCTGCGCTACTTCCGCCAGGACCAGATCGTCTACGACGCGGAGGCGCTGCGCCGCGAGCTGTGCGGGGAAGACCCGTGGACGACGCTCGGCCAGTCGTTCGGCGGCTTCATCACGACCTCGTACCTGTCGCTGGCCCCCCAGGGACTGAAGGCCAGCCTGATCACGGGAGGCCTGCCCGGCCTCGTCCACGTGGACGACATCTACCGCCTCACCTATGAGCGCACGGCGGCTCGCAACCGCGCGTACTTCCGCCGCCACCCCGGGGACGAGCGCACGGTCCGCGAGCTGTGCGCGCACCTGACGGACACGGAGGAGACGCTGCCGATGGGCGAGCGCCTCTCGCCGACCCGCCTGCGCATGATCGGCATGATGCTGGGCGGCCAGGGCAACACGGACCAGCTGCACTACCTGCTTGAGGGCCCGTGGACGTCGGTTCGAGGCCAGCGCCGCCTCTCGTCGCAGTTCCTGGCTGCGATCGGCGCGCAGGTGGACGTCGCGCCGATCTACGGGGTGTTCCAGGAGTACATCTACGCGTGCGCGACGCCGTCCCTGGCGGGTACGGCGACGCTCTGGGCGGCGGATCGCCTGGCCGAGGAGGTCCCGGGCTTCGCGAAGGACGCGGACCCCCTCGACGAGCGCGAGCCGTTCTACCTGACGGGCGAGCACTTCATGCGCCGCGTCTTCGACGAGGACCCGGGCTTGGCACCCCTGAAGGGCGTCGCCGAGATCCTCGCCTCGACGACGGAGGCCGCCCCCGTGTACCTGCCGGACGTGCTGGCCGAGAACACGGTGCCGGTCGCGGCGGCCGTCTACTACGACGACATGTTCGTGCCGCGCGAGCTGTCCTTGGACACGGGCGACCTGATCGGCGCCCACCACTACATCACGAACGAGTATCAGCACGACGGTTCCGCCTATTCTGGCGGAAAGGTCGTCTCTCACCTGCTTGACCTGCTCGCGGACTGA
- a CDS encoding AzlC family ABC transporter permease, whose amino-acid sequence MPKLPRTVNFPVPAKPTRFEIVEGLRITAPVAAGYIPLGLAYGLLVVQLGMPWWMAPALSLAAYSGSAELLVITLAAQNTPLAVIAVTMLLVNFRLLFFAFSFPLHAIEGRVARLFSMYALVDEAYALTAARPNGWTKPRLLAMQVLFHLTWFVSGLVGVFAGALIPTQIQGLDFALTALFITLTLDAARTRRELPSILLAGASFAVAMVVAPGQRLIVALLLFVACLSVRHVLHRRGILRFPDSLPPSGGSGQVRHEGKAS is encoded by the coding sequence ATGCCCAAGCTACCGCGCACAGTGAACTTCCCCGTGCCGGCGAAGCCTACCCGCTTTGAAATCGTTGAGGGGCTGCGCATCACGGCACCCGTGGCCGCCGGATACATCCCGCTCGGCCTGGCCTACGGCCTCCTGGTAGTTCAGCTGGGGATGCCATGGTGGATGGCGCCCGCCCTGTCACTGGCCGCCTACTCGGGGTCGGCCGAGCTCCTCGTCATTACCCTGGCCGCGCAGAACACGCCGCTGGCCGTCATCGCGGTGACGATGCTCCTGGTGAACTTCCGCCTCCTCTTTTTTGCGTTCTCGTTCCCGTTGCACGCGATCGAGGGACGTGTCGCGCGGCTCTTCTCGATGTACGCCCTGGTCGACGAGGCGTACGCCCTCACCGCCGCCCGCCCGAACGGGTGGACCAAGCCACGCCTCCTGGCGATGCAGGTCCTCTTCCATCTCACATGGTTCGTCTCGGGCCTGGTCGGAGTCTTCGCGGGCGCGCTTATCCCCACGCAGATCCAGGGCCTCGACTTCGCACTGACGGCCCTGTTCATCACGCTGACCCTGGACGCGGCGCGCACGAGGCGCGAGTTGCCCTCGATCCTCCTGGCTGGCGCATCCTTCGCTGTGGCCATGGTGGTGGCGCCGGGCCAGCGCCTCATCGTCGCGCTCCTCCTGTTCGTTGCCTGCCTGTCGGTGCGTCACGTCCTCCATCGACGAGGCATCCTGCGCTTCCCCGATTCCCTGCCCCCGAGCGGCGGGTCTGGTCAGGTCCGCCACGAAGGGAAGGCCTCGTGA
- a CDS encoding M48 family metallopeptidase has product MTTPTFADADAALAKNDYEAALTILERIDVVGEDACYRRDIQAAACADRLRLYPLCEEYATRAHSYGDDMADPFALMARAQRRQGLATDAAATASSGARIHPNNPAIARELALALVALGRYEEARGPADLATDTYRNDIELLMAYGRVWEPVNPDAAQWAFRLANKLNPDCEEAKTAYDSLLRPLRGAGRSSYQIEIQPPVAAAYRTMLRRVRAVVTTAGKFAAASGVCCLLFYVCVARSLFPGARWGVFLLYIASVIGVRAYMAAQISMFNRTLPRGVRLSFMRLGGRFPELRAKAIACVYAVVIVGFFLICIMSGIS; this is encoded by the coding sequence ATGACGACGCCCACATTCGCCGATGCCGACGCTGCGCTCGCCAAAAACGACTACGAGGCCGCCCTCACCATCCTCGAACGCATCGACGTGGTTGGCGAGGACGCCTGCTACCGGCGAGACATCCAGGCCGCCGCCTGCGCCGACCGCCTCCGCCTCTACCCCCTGTGCGAGGAATACGCGACGCGCGCCCACTCCTACGGCGACGACATGGCCGACCCCTTCGCCCTCATGGCCCGAGCTCAGCGCCGACAGGGGCTGGCCACCGACGCCGCCGCCACGGCCTCGTCCGGCGCGCGCATCCACCCCAACAACCCGGCGATCGCGCGCGAACTCGCCCTCGCCCTGGTCGCCCTCGGGCGATACGAGGAAGCCCGCGGCCCCGCCGACCTCGCCACCGACACCTACCGCAACGACATCGAACTCCTCATGGCCTACGGGCGCGTCTGGGAACCCGTCAACCCCGACGCCGCGCAGTGGGCCTTCCGTCTAGCCAACAAACTCAACCCCGATTGTGAGGAAGCGAAGACCGCCTACGACAGCCTGCTGCGCCCCCTCAGGGGCGCGGGACGATCCTCCTACCAGATCGAAATCCAGCCCCCCGTCGCCGCCGCCTACCGCACCATGCTGCGCCGCGTGCGCGCCGTGGTGACCACAGCCGGGAAGTTCGCCGCCGCCTCCGGCGTGTGCTGCCTGCTCTTCTACGTGTGCGTCGCCCGATCCCTCTTCCCCGGCGCCCGCTGGGGGGTCTTCCTGCTCTACATCGCCTCCGTCATCGGCGTTCGCGCATACATGGCTGCCCAAATCTCCATGTTCAACCGAACCCTGCCGCGAGGCGTGCGCCTGTCCTTCATGCGCCTCGGCGGACGATTCCCCGAGCTGCGCGCCAAGGCCATCGCCTGCGTGTACGCCGTCGTCATCGTCGGCTTCTTCCTCATCTGCATCATGAGCGGCATCAGCTAG
- a CDS encoding branched-chain amino acid transporter permease, with protein sequence MTPSLPYLLAILAIVFVIDFTLRALPFKILEPLRDSRFVEDMAVWMPPGIMLILVLSTLSHNAQAAGGRWWAALVATGITVAVHLLSGRKLLWSVGAGTLAYIALLNWL encoded by the coding sequence GTGACTCCGTCTCTGCCCTACCTGCTGGCGATCCTGGCGATCGTCTTCGTCATCGACTTCACGCTGCGCGCGCTGCCGTTCAAGATCCTGGAGCCGCTGCGCGACTCGCGCTTCGTGGAAGATATGGCGGTGTGGATGCCGCCGGGGATCATGCTGATCCTGGTCCTGTCGACGCTGTCCCACAATGCGCAGGCGGCGGGCGGGCGCTGGTGGGCGGCGCTGGTGGCGACGGGCATTACCGTCGCGGTGCACCTGCTCAGCGGCCGCAAGCTCCTGTGGAGCGTCGGCGCCGGAACGCTCGCCTACATCGCGCTGCTGAACTGGCTCTGA
- a CDS encoding cysteine ABC transporter substrate-binding protein codes for MSATHARTKPFLRLATAAVAMVAALGMAACSGGAATSSSSSSAQVGDRTPEQIQEAGEIVIGIFSDKAPFGYIDADGKPAGYDVVYGDRIAADLGVTAKYVPVDAAARTEVLASNKVDITLANFTVTPERAEKVDFANPYFKVSLGVVSPTSAEITDVSQLAGKTLIVTKGTTAEAYFEANHPEVKLQKYDQYSDAYQALEDGRGDAFSTDNTEVIAWAIQHPGFSVGIKSLGDTSYIAAAVKKGNTALLDWLNNELVELGKEDFFHKDYEQTLAPVYGDAATPDDLVVEGGVDTTSTSTN; via the coding sequence ATGAGCGCCACTCACGCACGCACAAAGCCATTCCTTCGACTCGCCACGGCCGCCGTCGCCATGGTCGCAGCCCTCGGCATGGCCGCATGCTCCGGTGGCGCGGCCACCTCCTCGTCCTCCTCGAGCGCGCAGGTCGGCGACCGCACCCCCGAGCAGATCCAGGAAGCCGGCGAGATCGTCATCGGCATCTTCTCCGACAAGGCCCCCTTCGGCTACATCGACGCCGACGGCAAGCCCGCCGGATACGACGTCGTCTACGGTGACCGCATCGCCGCCGACCTGGGCGTCACCGCCAAGTACGTCCCCGTCGACGCCGCCGCCCGCACCGAGGTCCTCGCCTCCAACAAGGTCGACATCACCCTCGCGAACTTCACCGTCACGCCCGAGCGCGCCGAAAAGGTCGACTTCGCGAACCCCTACTTCAAGGTCTCCCTCGGCGTCGTCTCGCCCACCTCGGCGGAAATTACGGACGTGAGCCAGCTGGCCGGCAAGACCCTCATCGTCACCAAGGGCACGACCGCCGAAGCCTACTTCGAGGCTAACCACCCCGAGGTCAAGCTCCAGAAGTACGACCAGTACTCCGACGCCTACCAGGCCCTCGAGGACGGCCGCGGCGACGCCTTCTCCACCGACAACACCGAGGTCATCGCCTGGGCGATCCAGCACCCCGGCTTCAGCGTCGGCATCAAGAGCCTGGGCGACACCAGCTACATCGCGGCCGCCGTCAAGAAGGGCAACACCGCCCTCCTCGACTGGCTGAACAACGAGCTCGTCGAGCTCGGCAAGGAAGACTTCTTCCACAAGGACTACGAGCAGACCCTCGCCCCCGTCTACGGTGACGCCGCGACCCCCGACGACCTGGTCGTCGAAGGCGGCGTGGACACCACCTCCACCTCCACCAACTGA